One window from the genome of Gimesia aquarii encodes:
- a CDS encoding malate dehydrogenase, translating into MNHPIRVAVTGAAGQIGYAMLFRLASGEIFGPNQPVILHLVEVPPVLSALDGVEMELEDCAFPTLAGVVKADSDHLEDAFADCNFVICVGSIPRKAGMERGDLIRINGPIFTSTGQAIQAAAADDVRVVVVGNPCNTNCLIAMHNAPKVPRDRWYAMTRLDQNRAVSQIANKAGQPVSAVKNMNIWGNHSATQFPDFYHATIHGNPVPEIIEDHDWLRGEFIETVQKRGAAVIQARGASSAASAANAALDTIKSIITPTKLGESFSAAVCSDGSYGVDEGLICGYPLTSDGVTWKIVEGIEHDDFAQDKFTATLQELRDERDVVRDLLPE; encoded by the coding sequence ATGAACCATCCAATTCGAGTTGCGGTGACTGGCGCCGCTGGCCAAATAGGTTACGCAATGTTGTTTCGTCTGGCATCAGGGGAAATTTTTGGTCCCAATCAGCCTGTAATTCTGCATCTCGTGGAAGTTCCGCCCGTTCTGTCAGCTTTAGATGGTGTCGAGATGGAATTGGAAGACTGTGCTTTCCCTACTTTAGCAGGAGTTGTGAAAGCAGACAGTGATCATCTGGAAGATGCGTTTGCCGATTGTAATTTCGTAATCTGTGTCGGAAGTATTCCTCGAAAAGCGGGGATGGAACGTGGCGATTTGATTCGCATCAACGGCCCCATTTTCACAAGTACAGGACAAGCAATCCAGGCAGCAGCAGCAGACGATGTTCGAGTTGTCGTCGTCGGAAATCCTTGTAATACAAACTGCCTGATTGCGATGCATAATGCTCCCAAGGTTCCGCGCGACCGCTGGTATGCAATGACTCGTCTGGATCAGAACCGAGCGGTCTCCCAGATTGCCAACAAAGCAGGGCAGCCTGTTTCTGCTGTAAAAAATATGAATATCTGGGGAAATCATTCAGCAACACAATTCCCTGATTTTTATCATGCAACGATTCATGGAAATCCCGTGCCTGAGATTATTGAAGACCATGACTGGTTACGTGGTGAATTTATTGAAACCGTGCAGAAACGCGGAGCAGCTGTGATTCAGGCACGTGGTGCTTCCAGTGCAGCTTCAGCAGCAAATGCCGCTTTGGATACGATCAAAAGCATCATTACTCCTACAAAGTTAGGCGAGAGCTTCAGTGCGGCAGTCTGTAGCGATGGGAGTTATGGTGTTGATGAAGGGTTGATCTGTGGATATCCATTGACCAGTGATGGCGTAACCTGGAAAATCGTGGAAGGGATTGAGCATGATGATTTTGCTCAGGATAAATTTACTGCGACTTTACAGGAATTACGAGATGAGCGCGATGTCGTTCGTGATCTATTGCCTGAATAA
- the lpdA gene encoding dihydrolipoyl dehydrogenase, which translates to MPGSATRETDIVVIGGGPGGYPAAFDAADKGFKVIMVNDDVAPGGVCLNRGCIPSKALLHIAKLINETKESSAWGVSFQKPEIDLDKLREFKTKVVTQLTGGISQLAGARHVEIVKGFGRFHDSHSVEVLKPDGTTEMIGFKHAVVATGSSPAVPPVFDLDDPRIMDSTGALELADVPDKLLVVGGGYIGLEMGSVYAALGSQVTVVEMTDGLLPGADRDLVRPLQKRLAESFTAIHLNTKVEKLTPDSSGIIADLSGEGVEPQQTFDRVLIAIGRRPNNKGIGLENTKLELDERGFIKHDANQRTAEPHIFVIGDIAGEPMLAHKATREAKVAIETIAGEPAQFDNIAIPAVVFTDPEIAWCGVTEQEAKDQGLDVEITRFPWAASGRAQTLGRTEGLTKMIFEKKKGRVLGVGIVGPGAGELIAEGVMAVEMAAVAEDVAESIHAHPTLSETMMEAAEGFIGQATHMYKPKRKK; encoded by the coding sequence ATGCCTGGATCAGCAACCAGAGAAACAGATATTGTGGTCATCGGCGGTGGTCCCGGCGGTTACCCTGCTGCATTTGATGCCGCAGATAAGGGCTTCAAAGTCATCATGGTCAATGATGATGTGGCCCCTGGTGGTGTCTGCCTGAATCGTGGTTGTATTCCTTCCAAAGCGCTTTTACACATTGCCAAACTCATTAATGAAACCAAAGAATCTTCTGCCTGGGGAGTTTCTTTTCAAAAACCCGAAATTGATCTTGATAAATTACGTGAGTTCAAAACCAAAGTAGTCACACAATTGACGGGAGGTATCTCTCAACTCGCGGGCGCACGTCATGTAGAAATCGTGAAAGGATTTGGACGTTTTCACGACTCACATTCCGTTGAAGTCTTGAAGCCAGATGGCACGACTGAAATGATTGGTTTTAAACATGCAGTTGTTGCCACAGGCTCTTCTCCAGCAGTTCCTCCTGTATTTGATCTTGATGATCCTCGAATCATGGATTCAACGGGGGCTCTCGAATTAGCCGATGTGCCCGATAAATTACTAGTCGTAGGTGGTGGATACATTGGTCTTGAAATGGGTAGCGTCTACGCAGCTCTTGGCTCACAGGTTACTGTTGTCGAAATGACTGATGGGTTACTTCCAGGAGCAGACCGCGACTTGGTAAGACCTCTACAAAAACGATTGGCTGAGAGCTTTACCGCAATTCACTTGAATACCAAAGTTGAGAAGCTCACCCCAGATAGTAGCGGGATTATTGCAGACTTATCGGGTGAAGGGGTCGAACCTCAACAAACATTCGACCGGGTACTGATTGCGATTGGACGTCGACCTAACAATAAAGGAATTGGTCTCGAAAATACCAAACTAGAACTCGACGAGCGAGGATTCATTAAACACGATGCCAATCAGCGGACAGCTGAGCCTCATATTTTTGTTATTGGAGATATCGCCGGTGAACCCATGCTGGCACACAAAGCAACTCGTGAAGCGAAAGTAGCCATCGAAACGATTGCCGGTGAACCAGCTCAGTTTGACAACATTGCAATTCCCGCAGTTGTCTTTACCGACCCCGAGATCGCCTGGTGTGGTGTCACTGAACAAGAGGCGAAAGATCAGGGACTCGATGTGGAAATTACCCGGTTCCCCTGGGCTGCCTCAGGACGAGCACAAACGCTGGGCCGCACGGAAGGACTTACGAAAATGATCTTCGAAAAGAAAAAGGGACGTGTCCTCGGAGTTGGAATCGTGGGCCCCGGCGCAGGGGAGCTGATCGCAGAAGGAGTTATGGCAGTTGAAATGGCAGCGGTTGCAGAGGATGTTGCTGAAAGCATCCATGCTCATCCCACGCTTTCTGAAACCATGATGGAAGCTGCCGAAGGTTTCATTGGACAAGCCACCCATATGTATAAACCAAAGCGAAAAAAGTAA
- the bioA gene encoding adenosylmethionine--8-amino-7-oxononanoate transaminase, translating into MQSEELRKIDNEHVWHPFTQMKTHRDENVPMIESGEGFFLKDNEGRAYLDGVSSLWCNVHGHRVPEIDQAIREQLDKIAHTTLLGLASVPSIELASELVKRTPEKLTKVFYSDSGSTAVEIALKMAFQYHAQKQTPDDQPRDLFACMQHAYHGDTIGSVSVGGISIFHEIFGSLLFESVQVPCPTAFHCPEGYTESSYLEYCNQELERLITANHQRLAAFIIEPLVQGAAGMLMHPPGYLRRVRELTARYGIPLIADEVAVGLGRTGTMFACEQEDVAPDFLCLAKGITGGYLPLAVTMATDEIFNAFEGAPEDYKTFFHGHTYTGNSLACAAALATLKLFHTQQTLENVKENTEILSHRLAELQDHPHVGEIRQKGVMVGIELVSDREAKAAFPAGRRVGHQVTLAARKNGVIIRPLGDVVVLMPAPGMPAELIHQLCDVVFSAIDEVISLQVA; encoded by the coding sequence ATGCAGTCGGAAGAATTACGAAAAATCGATAATGAACATGTTTGGCATCCTTTCACACAGATGAAAACGCATCGGGATGAAAACGTGCCTATGATCGAATCCGGAGAAGGTTTCTTTTTGAAAGATAATGAAGGGCGCGCTTATCTGGATGGTGTTTCCTCACTTTGGTGTAACGTGCATGGCCATCGTGTTCCAGAAATCGATCAGGCGATTCGAGAGCAATTGGACAAAATCGCGCACACGACTTTATTAGGGCTGGCGAGTGTTCCATCTATCGAGTTAGCAAGCGAGTTAGTAAAGAGAACTCCAGAGAAACTGACGAAAGTATTTTATTCTGACAGTGGTTCGACAGCCGTTGAAATCGCATTGAAAATGGCGTTTCAATATCATGCACAGAAACAGACTCCTGATGATCAACCTCGAGATTTATTTGCCTGTATGCAGCATGCCTATCATGGTGATACCATTGGTTCTGTCAGCGTAGGAGGAATTTCAATTTTTCATGAGATTTTCGGTAGCTTATTGTTTGAATCAGTACAAGTGCCCTGTCCGACGGCGTTTCACTGTCCTGAAGGATATACAGAATCTAGTTATCTGGAATATTGCAATCAGGAGTTGGAACGATTGATTACAGCGAATCACCAGAGATTGGCCGCGTTTATTATAGAGCCGCTAGTGCAAGGTGCAGCGGGGATGCTGATGCACCCTCCTGGTTACTTAAGACGTGTGCGTGAATTGACCGCTCGATACGGAATTCCGCTCATTGCCGATGAAGTAGCCGTTGGTCTGGGACGTACTGGAACGATGTTTGCCTGTGAGCAGGAAGACGTAGCTCCTGATTTTCTTTGTCTGGCGAAAGGTATCACTGGAGGCTATCTACCTCTGGCAGTGACTATGGCCACAGATGAGATTTTTAATGCGTTTGAAGGAGCACCCGAAGATTACAAGACATTTTTCCATGGCCATACCTATACTGGTAATTCTCTTGCCTGCGCAGCCGCTCTTGCGACTTTAAAGTTATTCCATACTCAGCAGACTCTCGAAAATGTTAAAGAGAATACTGAAATTTTATCTCACCGATTGGCCGAACTACAAGATCACCCGCACGTGGGCGAAATCCGTCAAAAAGGAGTGATGGTGGGGATCGAACTGGTGTCAGATCGAGAAGCAAAAGCAGCTTTTCCTGCGGGTAGGCGAGTCGGGCATCAAGTGACCTTGGCTGCCAGAAAGAATGGGGTGATTATTCGCCCGTTGGGAGATGTCGTCGTTCTGATGCCTGCACCTGGCATGCCTGCCGAATTAATCCATCAACTATGTGATGTCGTGTTTTCAGCCATTGATGAAGTGATCAGTCTGCAGGTTGCGTAG
- a CDS encoding 2-oxo acid dehydrogenase subunit E2: MATEFKLPEVSEGVETADVGQISVAVGDSVEEGQVLMDIETDKAVVQLESPHTGTIAELNVSEGDSIAIGTVLLSIEESNGAVTPAPETDSKPVETPPTELKAAEPVKPEPTQPQPESKPAPAPAVPQSGPASSAESSPNKAPVPAGPATRRLARKLGVDLHLVSGSGPGGRVNQEDVENYVKNLIAGGGPAGGGSGIAVPPLPDFTQFGEVERKKLNKLSRVSANNLNLSWQIIPHVTQHDLADITDLETARKLFISKPNYSGPKITMTALAMKAVAIVLHEFPAFNSSFDSDTNEIIYKKYINIGVAVDTENGLIVPVVKDVDKKNIIAIAQEMTEMAVKARDRKLEMADMQGGTFTITNLGGLGGTSFTPIVNYPEVAILGMSRSRHEFQLINEDPIARLMLPLSLSYDHRVINGADAARFIVRISSLLSDPFNLLVDC; this comes from the coding sequence ATGGCTACTGAATTTAAACTTCCTGAAGTAAGTGAAGGTGTGGAAACAGCTGATGTTGGACAAATCTCCGTTGCTGTAGGGGACAGCGTCGAAGAAGGTCAGGTCTTGATGGACATCGAAACTGACAAAGCGGTTGTCCAACTCGAATCTCCTCATACAGGTACAATCGCAGAGCTAAACGTATCGGAAGGGGACTCTATCGCCATTGGTACCGTCCTGCTTTCCATCGAAGAATCCAATGGTGCTGTAACTCCAGCACCTGAAACAGACAGCAAACCGGTGGAAACACCACCGACTGAATTAAAAGCAGCTGAACCAGTCAAGCCGGAACCTACTCAGCCCCAACCTGAGAGCAAACCAGCGCCAGCTCCTGCAGTTCCTCAATCAGGACCTGCTTCCTCAGCCGAATCTTCACCAAACAAAGCTCCCGTTCCAGCAGGACCTGCTACACGACGGCTTGCGCGAAAACTTGGCGTCGATTTACATTTGGTGAGCGGTTCCGGTCCTGGTGGTCGTGTCAATCAGGAAGACGTTGAGAATTATGTCAAAAATTTAATCGCTGGAGGAGGCCCTGCCGGTGGTGGAAGTGGGATTGCCGTGCCCCCACTGCCTGATTTTACCCAGTTTGGTGAAGTAGAACGTAAGAAATTAAACAAGCTCTCACGCGTTTCAGCCAACAACCTCAATCTTTCCTGGCAGATTATTCCTCATGTAACGCAACATGACTTGGCTGACATTACCGATTTAGAAACAGCACGGAAGCTGTTTATTTCCAAACCAAACTACTCTGGTCCCAAGATCACAATGACAGCACTCGCCATGAAAGCGGTTGCCATTGTGCTCCATGAGTTTCCCGCATTCAATTCCAGCTTCGATTCAGATACTAATGAAATCATTTACAAAAAATATATTAATATCGGTGTTGCTGTTGATACAGAAAATGGTTTGATTGTCCCTGTTGTCAAGGATGTTGATAAGAAAAACATTATTGCTATCGCTCAGGAAATGACGGAGATGGCAGTCAAAGCCCGTGACCGTAAACTGGAAATGGCTGATATGCAGGGAGGGACCTTTACAATCACCAATCTGGGAGGATTGGGTGGAACCTCATTTACTCCTATTGTGAATTATCCGGAAGTAGCCATCCTGGGAATGTCTCGTTCTCGACATGAATTCCAGTTAATCAATGAGGATCCGATCGCCCGTCTCATGCTTCCTTTATCGCTTTCCTACGACCATCGAGTGATTAATGGTGCCGATGCTGCACGTTTTATTGTGCGTATCTCCAGTCTACTTTCTGATCCTTTCAACCTTCTGGTTGACTGCTAA